TCCATGAGCAGGCGGTAGCGGCTCTCGCTGCGGCGCAATCCCTGGTTGGCGCGCGCCAGTTCGGCGGTGCGCTGTTGCACACGGGTCTCCAGCTCGGCGTGCGCCCGCTGCAGCGCCTCTTCCGCCTCGTGCAGCCGCGTGACGTCGTGGCCCACTCCCAGCAGCAGATTTCCAGGACCGCGGGTGTCCTGCCACAAGATCCAGCGGCAGGAGCCGTCGCGGTGGCGGACACAGCGCTCGTAGGGCTCCTTGGTAATCTCTCTCGCGCCCCTGAGGACGTCGATCACGTACTCCTGCTCGCGCCGGGCTTGTTCGGGATCTCCACGGCTGAGCCGCCACCAGTCCTCGCCTAGGACCTCCTCCGGCTCGTATCCGAGGATGGACTTGATGGAGGGGGCGGCATACGTGATCCAGCCCTCCGCGTTCACCGCCAGCACCAGGGCGCCGAGGTGGCGGATGATGGCGTCGGAAAACTCCAGCCGCCGTTCCATGCGCTTGCGTTCGGTGATATCGCGGGCGCTGACCACCACCCCGTGCACCGCCGGGTCCGCCAGCAGGTTCACCCCCACCGCGAGCAGGGCCCGCCAGCTCCCGTCCTTGTGCCGGCAGCGATACTCCAGGGCCTCGAACTTCCCCGGCGTCTGGATCCCTTCCGCCAGCGCCGCCGCCACCCGCTCGCGGTCGTCGGGGTGCACGAACTCCAGGCCGCTCTGGCCCAGCATCTCCCCCGCCTCATAGCCCAGCATGCGCAGCGCCGCCGGGCTCTGGTAGAGGATGGTGCCGGTCGCAGAAGTGACGGTGATGAGGTCGTGGGTCTGCTCGATGAGGGCGCGGAAGTGGGCCTCGCTGCGCGCCAGCGCCTCCTCCGCCCCCAGGTGCTCGGCGGCCTCGCTCAGGGAGCGCGCGATGCTGGCGATGAGTTCCCTTTCTTCCGGCAGGAAGGGGACACCGCCAGCTTGCGGGAGCGCCTCGGCGTAGAAGACCTCCACCTGCCCGCGTTCCTCGCCTTTGACCAGCAGGGGAGCCCCCAGCCGCCACGGGCTCTCGCGGAAGCCGGCGGAAACCGCCTCATCCGCCTCGTAGCGCACGCGCGCCCACGCCATCTCCGGCCACTGCATGGCCGCCGGGATCAGGGTGGCCACCTCGCGCACGATCTCCCGCATCGAGACCCCACGCTGCACTGCCCGCGTCACCTGGTAGATGCAGGTGAGCTCCTTCATGCGCTCCTGGGTCTGGCGCAGCAGGCGCTCGCGCTCCGCCGCCGCCTGCTGCCGCTCGTCCTCCAGCGCCTTCTCGCGCAGCGCCCGCTCCACCGCGAAGGGCAGGCGGGCCAGCTTCTCCTTGAGCACGTAGTCGCGCACGCCCTTCTTCAGGCACTCCACCGCCAGCTCGTCGCCCAGCGTGCCCGTCACCAGCAGCAAAGGAAGCTCGGCGCCCATCTGCTGCAGGGTGTGGAAGGCGTCCAGGCCGGTCCACTGCGGCAGGCGGTAGTCGGAGAGCACGATGTCGTAGCGGCCCTCGCCCAGCCGCTCCGCCAGTTCGAACGGGGTCTCCACCCGATCGCCCTCCACTTCGAAGCCGGCCTTACGCAATTCGTGGAGGCAGAGTTCCACGTCCTCCGGGCTGTCCTCGATGAACAGCACCCGCAGGCGGCGTGGGCTCGAGGCCGGCGATGGATCGGAGGCGCTCATGGCTTCCCGCTCACGCGACCTCCTGGGCCGCGACCACGACTGGCGGCGGCTGGTTGATCACCAACCAGTACAGCCCCAGCTCCTTCACCATGGCCCGGAAGCTGTCGAAGTCCACCGGCTTCTGCAGGTAGCTGTTCACTCCCAGGCGGTAGCTCTCCACCATGTCCTGCTCCTCCTTGGAGGAAGTCAGCACTACCACCGGAATCAGCTTCAGCACAGGATCGCCCTTGACCGCGCGCAGCACCTCCAGTCCGCTCACCTTGGGCAGCTTCAGATCCAGCAGAATGACCTTGGGCGGGGCGACCGCGCCATTCGGCTGGAACTCCGGACTACGAAGGAAGGCCAGGGCCTCCTCCCCGTCGCGCACCACATGAATGTGGTTGCCCAGCTTCTCGCTGCGCAGCGCGTGCAGGGT
This portion of the Terriglobales bacterium genome encodes:
- a CDS encoding PAS domain S-box protein, which gives rise to MSASDPSPASSPRRLRVLFIEDSPEDVELCLHELRKAGFEVEGDRVETPFELAERLGEGRYDIVLSDYRLPQWTGLDAFHTLQQMGAELPLLLVTGTLGDELAVECLKKGVRDYVLKEKLARLPFAVERALREKALEDERQQAAAERERLLRQTQERMKELTCIYQVTRAVQRGVSMREIVREVATLIPAAMQWPEMAWARVRYEADEAVSAGFRESPWRLGAPLLVKGEERGQVEVFYAEALPQAGGVPFLPEERELIASIARSLSEAAEHLGAEEALARSEAHFRALIEQTHDLITVTSATGTILYQSPAALRMLGYEAGEMLGQSGLEFVHPDDRERVAAALAEGIQTPGKFEALEYRCRHKDGSWRALLAVGVNLLADPAVHGVVVSARDITERKRMERRLEFSDAIIRHLGALVLAVNAEGWITYAAPSIKSILGYEPEEVLGEDWWRLSRGDPEQARREQEYVIDVLRGAREITKEPYERCVRHRDGSCRWILWQDTRGPGNLLLGVGHDVTRLHEAEEALQRAHAELETRVQQRTAELARANQGLRRSESRYRLLMEQAADAILLLAPGGRLTGASGRACELLGYSREELLQMSILDLVHPDPAKTREVGERLTTGELVLLEEEFRSKNGEWIPVEISVRRISEDEEQLIARDIRERRRAQEAQEQLAAVLRATSDFVATAELTGTLLYMNAAGRRMVGFGENEDLAQHSLGELLSQGTRAILEREVMLGGAWTGEGALLGPAGQEIPVLMAASVHQRPCAGPQFLSVVAHDITQRKQLENVKDELVSMVSHELRTPLSSLRGFAELMLTRDYDEGKRREFLSIIHKESKRLADLINNFLDLQRIQSGKQVYNFEALDLEALLREAASLFQPASPQHRLELALAAPLPAARGDRDRVRQVLANLVANAIKYSPEGGEVGLGAGQEGGELRIWVSDQGIGIPAEILPRLFTKFYRADNAVNRGIAGTGLGLALVRQIVENHLGRVWAESTPGKGSTFYFTLPLAEEVREAA
- a CDS encoding response regulator; the encoded protein is MNKFVVEILLVEDNDNDIELTLHALRSEKLGNHIHVVRDGEEALAFLRSPEFQPNGAVAPPKVILLDLKLPKVSGLEVLRAVKGDPVLKLIPVVVLTSSKEEQDMVESYRLGVNSYLQKPVDFDSFRAMVKELGLYWLVINQPPPVVVAAQEVA